The Prevotella fusca JCM 17724 genome includes a window with the following:
- the infC gene encoding translation initiation factor IF-3 codes for MKNDRMKMKYRVNEQIRVREVRVVSDDGAEVMPTRKALELAQKEGVDLVEISPNAQPPVCRIIDYSKFLYQQKKHQKEMKQKQVKQEVKEIRFGPQTDEHDYKFKLKHAQEFLNAGNKVRAYVFFRGRSILFKEQGEVLLLRFANDLEELAKVEQLPKLEGKKMFLYLAPKKAGVVKKSQQKRDREEAEAGMKAAAETVSEEPTTDGGLFANAKNGADALKKLNID; via the coding sequence ATGAAGAATGACAGAATGAAAATGAAGTACCGCGTGAACGAGCAGATTCGCGTTCGGGAAGTACGTGTGGTAAGTGATGATGGAGCTGAGGTTATGCCGACGCGCAAGGCGTTGGAACTGGCTCAGAAAGAAGGAGTTGACCTTGTGGAGATTTCTCCTAATGCACAGCCGCCCGTTTGTCGTATCATCGACTATTCTAAGTTCCTCTACCAGCAGAAGAAGCATCAGAAGGAGATGAAGCAGAAGCAGGTGAAGCAGGAGGTAAAGGAGATCCGTTTCGGTCCGCAGACGGATGAGCATGACTATAAGTTCAAGCTCAAGCATGCGCAGGAGTTCCTCAATGCAGGAAACAAGGTGCGCGCATACGTATTCTTCCGTGGTCGTTCGATTCTGTTCAAGGAGCAAGGCGAGGTGCTGCTGCTTCGTTTCGCCAACGACCTTGAGGAGCTTGCAAAGGTTGAGCAGCTTCCGAAGCTGGAGGGCAAGAAGATGTTTCTCTATCTTGCACCTAAGAAGGCTGGCGTCGTCAAGAAGAGCCAGCAGAAGCGTGACCGTGAAGAGGCAGAGGCTGGCATGAAGGCTGCTGCCGAGACTGTCAGCGAGGAGCCAACAACGGATGGCGGGCTGTTTGCCAACGCCAAGAACGGTGCTGACGCATTGAAGAAACTGAATATTGACTAA
- a CDS encoding DUF5932 domain-containing protein, protein MEKFRVIIVEDVPLELKGTEGIFRNEIPEAEIIGTAESEIAYWKQIKQQLPDLVLLDLGLGGSTTVGVEICRQTKQTYPNVKVLIFTGEILNEKLWVDVLDAGADGICLKSGELLTRGDVASVMSGKRMVFNQPILEKIVGRFKLSVSGQLMHQEAMVSYEIDEYDERFLRHLALGYTKEQITNLRGMPFGVKSLEKRQNELVQKLFPDGNNGMSVNATRLVVRALELRIIDIDNLHADEE, encoded by the coding sequence ATGGAGAAATTTAGAGTCATCATAGTTGAGGATGTTCCCTTGGAACTGAAGGGGACGGAGGGTATCTTCAGAAACGAAATTCCTGAGGCTGAGATTATCGGAACGGCTGAAAGTGAGATTGCTTACTGGAAACAGATTAAACAGCAGCTGCCCGACCTTGTGCTGCTCGACCTTGGCTTGGGTGGTTCGACGACAGTCGGTGTTGAAATCTGCCGTCAGACCAAGCAGACCTATCCCAACGTGAAGGTGCTTATCTTCACAGGTGAGATCCTGAACGAGAAACTGTGGGTTGACGTGCTTGATGCAGGTGCTGATGGAATCTGTCTGAAGAGTGGTGAACTGCTGACACGGGGCGACGTGGCAAGTGTCATGTCGGGTAAGCGCATGGTGTTCAACCAGCCTATCCTCGAAAAGATCGTGGGTAGGTTCAAGCTGAGCGTAAGCGGACAGCTGATGCATCAGGAAGCGATGGTGAGCTATGAGATTGACGAGTATGACGAACGTTTCCTCCGCCACCTTGCTCTCGGCTATACGAAGGAGCAGATAACAAACCTGCGTGGTATGCCTTTCGGTGTGAAGAGTTTGGAGAAACGCCAGAATGAACTCGTGCAGAAACTCTTTCCCGATGGCAACAACGGTATGAGCGTCAACGCAACACGCCTCGTGGTGCGTGCATTGGAGCTGCGTATCATCGATATTGACAACCTTCATGCCGATGAAGAATAA
- a CDS encoding sensor histidine kinase — protein sequence MNKRRLYRMTEGWVACLLFLLFAACSVPHEQEVDDYNDKAYAFHYRNLDSVSLYAGKALKMAKRYDAGRAEALNNLAFVDLIKMRFTAAYAKLDSVLKITDNQVELLVADIQLMRLCQRESLNKEFYDYYEKAQKRIHRIEEDEKLLSDRQRRRMVYARSEFAIVTSTYYYYVGLEEPSIKAIRQINPDGEIQTDMAQLLAYYYNIGAGGIIITGTQKAIEQEEFDYLMRCYMLSRQHNYPYWEANSLQTLSEHLMNEKSRETLLRNNLPSFRFLNIEHMPDELLAGNLAQRSLNIFQRYGDVYQIAGSYRTLASCYWQIKDYRSAIICLQKSLTNNPAIRQAPDLVASIREQLSVAYSAINNKQQSDYNRNIYLDLQDETRQDRYLASRAEQLDRTSQQLNVIIIAVGFSIFMVLASLVLFHYLRRRKDNHSSLDDLLLPLEQWRQHNEQRMAELAEQYEEVSEQLSINRLHLIDNKRKNLEQRAKVSLVNSVIPLIDRMLHEIEKLKKGGECDALKAERYTYIRELTDKINELNTVLTEWIQLRQGRLSLHIESFPVQQVFDIVKKGRMGFQMKGLSLRVVDTRAVVKADRVLTLFMVNTLADNARKFTESGGEVTITSVEEGDYVEISVADTGHGLTDEQQLHIFDHKPIHDQRDSASHGFGLMNCNGIINKYRKISQIFSVCTIGVESQKGKGSRFYFRLPKGIGRMLLVFFLSVGSLLTAQARPSRGIDKATALAKHDYNTLAGIYADSAYFSNINGSYGQTLAYADTCRYYLNKLYQQLRPNGKELMKRVGSLPNVPAEIKWFQDSIPMNYGIILDIRNESAVAALALHEWELYKYNNSVYTHLFKERYSDSSLGEYCRMMMKSETNKNVAVALLVLFLLSIFPVYYVMYYRHRLSYQFCLERVKRINAILLSDVSEEEKLKEVERGVSDRFPKRLLDIVSQIKEALITSVEEKQKSESSIEMLEDEVRCVGYENERLHISNSILDNCLSTLKHETMYYPSRIRQLVDESDRQLSAIDELAVYYKELYQILSQQAMHQVESVKLISRAVDITTVVSPAKLTMPFTAPFISGDPVFLGYLFDILYLNNKNQPLTVTVEERQTGYVVLHVLMSALHLSDEVCRDLFQPSADRLMFFICRQIARDNGEATNRRGCGISATETPDGIMVDVVLSKAN from the coding sequence ATGAATAAAAGAAGGCTATACAGAATGACGGAAGGGTGGGTAGCTTGCCTGCTCTTTCTGTTGTTTGCTGCATGCAGCGTTCCGCATGAACAGGAAGTTGATGATTACAATGACAAGGCTTATGCCTTCCATTACCGTAATCTCGACTCAGTCAGCCTGTATGCCGGTAAGGCTCTCAAGATGGCAAAGCGATATGATGCCGGGAGGGCGGAAGCACTGAATAACCTTGCCTTTGTTGACTTGATAAAGATGCGTTTCACGGCAGCCTATGCCAAACTTGATTCTGTGCTCAAGATTACTGACAACCAGGTGGAGCTGCTGGTGGCTGACATCCAGCTGATGCGTCTCTGCCAGCGTGAGTCGCTCAACAAGGAGTTCTACGATTACTATGAGAAGGCACAGAAACGGATCCACCGCATTGAGGAAGATGAGAAGCTGCTTTCCGACCGCCAGCGTCGCCGTATGGTCTATGCACGGTCAGAATTCGCCATCGTCACTTCCACCTATTATTATTATGTAGGACTGGAAGAACCCTCCATCAAGGCTATCCGTCAGATTAACCCTGATGGTGAGATACAGACGGATATGGCTCAGCTGCTGGCTTATTACTATAATATCGGGGCGGGTGGAATCATCATTACAGGTACACAGAAGGCGATTGAGCAGGAGGAATTCGACTATCTCATGCGCTGCTACATGCTCTCCCGGCAACACAACTACCCTTACTGGGAGGCGAATTCGCTGCAGACACTGAGCGAGCACCTTATGAACGAGAAAAGTCGTGAAACCTTGCTGCGTAACAATCTGCCGTCGTTCCGGTTCCTTAATATTGAGCACATGCCCGATGAGCTCCTTGCAGGTAATCTGGCACAGCGTTCGTTAAATATCTTCCAGCGTTACGGCGATGTTTATCAGATAGCCGGCTCTTACCGCACACTGGCTTCCTGCTACTGGCAGATAAAAGACTATCGGTCGGCTATCATCTGTCTGCAGAAGTCTTTGACCAATAATCCTGCCATCAGACAGGCACCTGACCTTGTTGCTTCTATCCGTGAGCAGTTGAGTGTGGCTTATTCGGCTATCAACAACAAGCAGCAGAGCGATTATAACAGGAATATATATCTTGATCTGCAGGATGAGACCCGACAGGACCGATACCTTGCTTCACGAGCTGAACAGTTGGACCGTACTTCCCAGCAGCTTAATGTTATCATCATTGCAGTGGGATTTTCCATCTTCATGGTGCTTGCTTCGTTGGTTCTCTTCCATTATCTCCGCCGTCGGAAAGACAACCACAGTTCGTTGGACGACCTTCTGCTTCCGCTTGAGCAATGGCGGCAGCATAATGAACAGCGCATGGCTGAACTGGCTGAACAGTATGAGGAAGTCTCGGAGCAGCTCAGTATCAACAGGCTTCATCTCATAGACAATAAGCGCAAAAATCTTGAACAGCGTGCAAAAGTATCGCTTGTCAACAGCGTCATCCCACTTATTGACCGTATGCTGCATGAGATAGAGAAACTGAAGAAAGGTGGGGAATGTGATGCGCTGAAAGCAGAACGTTACACCTATATCCGTGAGTTGACTGACAAGATAAATGAATTGAACACGGTGCTTACGGAGTGGATTCAGCTTCGTCAGGGACGTTTGTCACTGCATATCGAGAGTTTCCCCGTGCAGCAGGTGTTCGATATTGTGAAGAAAGGGCGCATGGGCTTCCAGATGAAAGGACTCAGTCTGCGGGTTGTTGACACAAGGGCTGTCGTCAAGGCTGACCGTGTGCTGACGCTTTTCATGGTGAATACATTGGCTGACAATGCCCGGAAGTTCACTGAATCGGGTGGTGAAGTGACGATCACTTCAGTTGAAGAAGGGGACTATGTTGAGATTTCCGTTGCTGATACTGGCCATGGGCTTACCGATGAACAGCAACTCCATATTTTCGACCATAAGCCCATCCACGACCAGAGGGATAGTGCGTCGCATGGATTCGGACTGATGAACTGTAACGGTATTATCAATAAGTACAGGAAGATAAGCCAGATATTCTCTGTCTGCACGATTGGTGTGGAGAGCCAGAAGGGAAAAGGAAGCCGCTTCTACTTCCGTCTGCCGAAGGGAATCGGCCGTATGTTGCTTGTGTTTTTCCTCTCAGTCGGCTCTTTGCTGACTGCACAGGCACGTCCAAGTAGGGGAATTGACAAGGCAACGGCGCTGGCAAAGCATGACTATAACACGCTTGCCGGCATCTATGCCGACTCGGCTTACTTCTCAAATATCAATGGTTCTTACGGTCAGACACTGGCTTATGCCGATACCTGTAGGTACTATCTTAATAAACTTTATCAGCAATTGCGACCGAATGGTAAGGAGCTGATGAAAAGGGTGGGAAGCCTTCCTAATGTCCCCGCAGAAATCAAATGGTTCCAGGACAGCATACCAATGAACTACGGTATCATCCTTGATATACGCAATGAGAGTGCTGTGGCGGCACTTGCCCTGCATGAATGGGAGCTTTATAAATATAATAACTCGGTTTATACGCACCTCTTCAAGGAGCGTTATTCTGACAGTTCCTTAGGCGAATACTGCCGGATGATGATGAAGTCAGAAACGAACAAGAACGTGGCTGTAGCCCTGCTTGTCCTCTTTCTTCTCTCCATTTTCCCTGTGTATTACGTGATGTATTACCGTCATCGCCTGTCTTACCAGTTCTGTCTGGAGCGTGTGAAGCGCATCAATGCCATTCTTCTCAGTGATGTGAGCGAGGAAGAGAAACTCAAGGAGGTGGAACGGGGCGTGAGCGACAGGTTCCCCAAGCGTCTGCTTGATATCGTCTCGCAAATCAAGGAGGCACTCATTACATCGGTTGAAGAGAAGCAGAAGAGTGAATCGAGTATTGAAATGCTGGAGGATGAGGTGCGTTGTGTGGGATATGAGAACGAACGGTTGCACATCAGCAACAGTATTCTCGACAACTGTCTTTCAACCCTCAAGCACGAGACGATGTACTACCCTTCGCGTATCCGACAGCTTGTCGATGAATCCGACCGCCAGCTTAGTGCCATTGATGAACTTGCTGTGTATTACAAGGAACTCTATCAGATTCTGAGCCAGCAGGCAATGCACCAGGTAGAGTCGGTGAAACTCATCTCACGGGCGGTTGATATTACGACGGTTGTGAGCCCGGCAAAGCTCACCATGCCCTTCACTGCACCGTTCATCAGCGGTGACCCCGTCTTTCTGGGTTATTTGTTTGATATTCTGTATTTAAATAATAAGAATCAACCGCTCACCGTCACTGTTGAAGAACGGCAGACGGGTTATGTCGTATTGCATGTCCTGATGTCGGCATTGCATCTGTCAGACGAAGTGTGCCGAGACCTTTTCCAGCCTTCTGCTGACCGTCTGATGTTCTTTATCTGCCGACAGATAGCACGCGACAATGGTGAGGCTACCAACCGTCGTGGCTGTGGCATATCGGCAACTGAGACACCCGATGGCATAATGGTAGATGTGGTTCTGTCAAAAGCAAATTAA